ATCAATTTTAGCATTAAGAGTAGCATGATGACGAAGACTCCTAGGGCGAAGATCTGGATTAGTGCCTTCAGATGAGCTTGGCAGCTCGAAAATTGATAACCTGGTTAGGCTACTCATTCCAGGGATACTTCTACCATTGTCAGTACGGCTAGCTGTTCTGGGAAGACGATCCTGTGAGCACATATTGGTATGGTTTAAAAACTGGAACCATATCTATTTATATCATAAAAGGTTTCAAATTTACATGCATATACTAATCCATTATCTAAGAAAGAAACATCAAAATTCCATAAAAAATAACAGAATGTAAACCAGTTATCCTTCCGTCTGAAAAACAGAACTGAAACTACGCTGGAGTGATTTCTAACTCCAGAAAACTTCAGTAACGAAACCTAGAGTACCCTATTGACAGCAGTAGGCCATAATCAGCATTTCGCTTCTATATAGTATGCAAAAGAAAAAAGGGAGCACTGTTGTTTTACCCCTCAAGTGAGGAAGTACGTTTTCAATCATTTACTTGACAAAATCGTTTATATTTGATGGAGCAGAAGCGTTAGATTTGAAGAAATGGGGAGCAAAACTATTCAAAGTCTCGAGTTGCTAGTCATGGAGTAGCTGTCAACAGCAATCTTCAGCAAAATGACAGTAAACACAGAGCTTCTTAAGCAATATCTACTTTGCAGTAACCTAATGACAGTAAACACGGCTCCTTAAGCACTACCTACTTATGCAGTAACTTCAatcaacaaattaaaaaaaacaaaaagcagGAACTATAATTCGTTATGAAACTAAGGCATAGAATATCTAAATTTGTTACCTTATCTGTTGGACCTGGTGCAGGTATTGATCTTGCTCTCCCACCACCCCATCTAAGTAGGGGAGCCTCCCTCTGAAGGAATAACGACGAAGTAAAAGAAAATCAGAACACTTCACATTCAGTCAACCGATCGAAACGAAAAATCATCATTGTTTTGATGTTTTTACAGGGACAATGCAGACACTAGATGCAAGGCACATAGAGCTGTTTTTAACTGAGGGATACACAAGTGGGAGCTGGGACTACAAAGAGATTGAATTTTATCGAATCAGGACACACTCTGATGGAGCAACATGGGCCATTTTCAACATTATGCAGGTAACATATAACCTGTTATTACCGGCTAACTGAAACTATAAATTAGCCTTCTTCAACCatgcatgcaaactgaaaaaaattTGCAATTTTACTCTGAGTTCAAACTGCAATTTCTTGTTACCTTATCTGCTAGAACTGGCAGTGGTATTGGTATGTCTCTCCCATCACCCCTTCTAGGTAGGGGACCCTTCCTCTGAAGGAATAATAACAAGAAAGTAAAAGAAAATTAGAACACTACACATACAGTCAaccaatcaaaaagaaaaatactcATCATTGTTTTGAGGGATAAGAAAGTGGGAGCTGAGACTACAAAGAGATTGAATTTTATCGAATCAGGACACACTCTGATGGAGCAACATGGGCAATTTTATCAAATCAGTTCCAGCTTTAAAACCTTAATTCCTAAGGAAACTAAAACTTGAGCATAGTCAGAAAACTTCACTAACCAAACCTAGAGCACTTTTTTAAGTCATTTATTACAGGCTTTTGAATTTGATGGAGCAGAAGTGTTAGATTTGAAGAAATGGGCAGCAAAACCTAGTGACTGGCAACCGAAGGCTCGAGTTGCTTGTCACGGAGTAGCTGTCAACACCAATCTTCAGTGAAATGATGGTAAACACAGAGCTCCTTAATGCAGTAACATCATATAGCTCTAACTACCATCCCCACATTTCTCATCAGATATATGATCTACCTAGTTTTTCTTATCTGAATGTTGAACTTTTTGTACCTTATTGTTGGCTTTCATTACAGGACTTCATGTTACATACC
This genomic stretch from Papaver somniferum cultivar HN1 chromosome 5, ASM357369v1, whole genome shotgun sequence harbors:
- the LOC113278461 gene encoding uncharacterized protein LOC113278461: MRKGPLPRRGDGRDIPIPLPVLADKREAPLLRWGGGRARSIPAPGPTDKDRLPRTASRTDNGRSIPGMSSLTRLSIFELPSSSEGTNPDLRPRSLRHHATLNAKIDAARVSAARKAAAAGSSSMDGNDESVPPGAAPTAIVSSIGPHAAVNARTDAAADARTAGSGSMDVPEQNGESVPAAPTVTSSTFV